From the Paenibacillus tianjinensis genome, the window TAGCATGATAACTCGTCCTCCTTCTTCGGGCTATTTCTCCATAACAGCTGTCTGGTTGAATATGTTGAATGGTGAAGTACAATCTGCTTGCCTGCCCGTTTGTCCGGATTAAACACGATCGGAGCAAGTAGATTCAATGTAGACTCCTCCAGTTTTTCTCTGAGCGTCACAATCGCCCGAACCACTACGGATTGTTCTATTTCTAATTCCTCAGCTTCTGCTTCAGGCAGTTCAAATTCATAGCCCGGGTAAAAAACAAAGGGATCCGTCAGCAAAAAGGCGAGTTCCTCTGTCTTAAGTGACTGCAAATAGGCAAATGGCCCCTCTTCCAACTCAATAATCGCAAACTCCGTCTCCTGTTCAAAGCCTGGAATCCCTTTGGGAAAGTGATATATCTGTTCATCTTTAATGTCAAGCACGCCTAATACGGATGTTTCTATGTTCATTGTTGTCAACACTCCTCTTCAATATTCTACTTAGCAAAAAAGCTACAGATGGCTGTAACAATCCATCTATAGCTTATAATCTAGTACTTGTCATCAATGATCTGTGGGGTGAAGGTCAAAGAAGGCATTTGTCGCATATAAATCTCTAATGTACCCGGGGTATAATGAATTTCCGGCACATTTTGCTTGGCCTCAATCTTGACTTCTGCTTTGCGATACGAAATCTGCGGTGGATTAGCCTGTATATCAATATCAACATTATCATAAGCGGCAGGACCACGCACTTCCGGGTAAGAAACCGGCTGCCAATCTTCTCCGTATACTTCGGCAATGGAATTACCTGGTTTTTGAAAGTTAGCCATCCGCGCGCCTTGCTCCATCCGTTTGGCTATCCCTTGCAACCATAGCTGCTCCACACCGGAATAAATACGCTGACTCATCTCACGGTAGGTTCCACCCGTATAAACCGCACGTGCCTTGGACTGGTCAATGATTACATCTGGCCCAGGCTGATGAATATCCCATTGTCCTGGGATTGTAGTAATCTGCATGTCTGCTTGAGGCTGGCTCATGGTCAAACTACCAGGGGTTGTATTCATCCCAATCAGGGCTGGGGTTCGCGAGATTTGCACAGCCACCTGCATGGAAAAACACCTCCCATCTATCTAATGAAGTCAACCAATGACGATTGGATAATTTTAGCTCCAACCGACAACGAAGCGTTATAGATATTTTCCTGAGTCTTGGATTGAGTAAGCAGCTCTGCATAATCTCCATCTTCTGTCTTGGACTGCAGGTCTGTCAAATTAACTTCTAAATCGCTCAAACGGTTGCTCATAAGCTCGATTCTATTCGACTTAGCGCCGATATCCGCTTGTATGGCCAACATTTTATCATTCCGGGTATCCAAATTAGCAATTTGCGAGGATACCGCTCCCGTATTCCCACTGGCGAGAGCAGCAGAAATACTATCAATAATTGCAAAGATGTTATCACTCTCGCTTCCACCAAATACTTGATTCCCAGTTACATTGATGGGAAGTTGTACACTCTCTCCTACCGTATAATTGAGAAGTCCGTCATCCGTTATGACGGAGGAAGCACCTGAGGAATCTAGCGTTCCATCTGCTCCGGTGGAGAATTGATAAGGCTGCTCTGTATATTGCTGTCCATTGAAAATATACTTCCCCTTAAACTGGCTGTTGGCGATATCAATCAATTGTTCTTTCAATTGCTTCACTTCAGAGTTAATACTATCCAGTGCTTGTTGAGGATTAGTTCCGCTTGCCCCTTGAACAGATAATTCTCTGAGGCGCTGCACAATGCTTCCGGCTTGAGTTAACACAGTATCATTAAACTCTAGCCAAGAAGTAGCATCATCGACATTCTCCTGATACTGTTCATTCGCTGAAAGGTCTGCTCTATACCGTAATGAATAGGTAATCCCTACCGGATCATCGGAAGGTTTGTTTATCTTCCGCCCTGTAGCTAACTGTAGCTGAGTATCATTCATATTTCGCGCATTACGGTTTAAGTTAAGCATCAGCTGTGCGTTCATCATGTTAGAAGTAACTCTCAACATCGCTTACATTCCCCCTTTCTTATCTGCCTACGGTACCGGTAGAGTTGATTAATTTATCGAGCATTTCGTCATAGGTCGTCATAAAACGCGCTGCAGCACTATAAGCACGCTGGAACACTAGCATGTTGGACATTTCTTCGTCAAGAGAAACTCCGCTGACTGATTGGCGGCGGGCATTCACTTGTTCCACAAGGTAATTGGAGTTCTCAGTCTGGCGGGTAGCCTCCTGGGACTGAATTCCAAGCTGCCCTACCATTGTTTTATAGAAAGTGCCGGCAGTTGCCTTAATACCCGTAGTTGGTGAAGTAAATGAACCTGATTGTTGATTAGCCATCAGAAGTGCCAAAGTATTATTACCTTTGACAACAGCTTCAGAGGTTCCGCTTCCGCTCGTGCGCAGTGAAGTTGCCAAAAGATTGGTGTCCGCAGCAATCTCTGAATTAAAGGTAATATTTCCTGCCGTAATCTCCGATCCGTCACCGGAGATGGTGAACAGCGGCTTCCCGGGATTGAGTGTACCATCCAGTGTATAACCAAGCTGATGAAGGCCATTCATCCCTTTGACCGTTATTTTCACATCTGCGTTCAAAGTTGATCCTTGCGGGAAAGCTGTGCCTGCAGTAACGGTTGCTGTTGAACCGTCTGCCTTAGTTATAGTTGCATCACTGGTAAGAACGGTACCTTCAGGAAGAACGGAGCCTTTAGGAAGGGTCACGTCCATGTCTCCAGTAGCAATTGTATTCGCAATATTATTAAGCTGCTTCTTATAATCTGCCAGATATGTCTGACTGGAAGAGATCATCCCGAATACTTCTCCGGATTTCAAATCGCCGGAAGAAAATGCCGAATTGAGAAATGCACTATCCACCGTAGCCGAAACCGCAGCACCTTGAACCAGCGCCTGACTGCCCAGTGAGATATTATAGCCGTATTGGCCTTGCACTACGCTGATATTGGCAATCTTGGATAGCTTATCAGTCAGCATATCGCGCTGGTCGCGCAAATCATTAGCTTTGTCACCCATGCTCTCTATCTTAAAGATGGAAGAGTTGAGATCAGCGATGGAGGACAGGTAACCTTGAACCTCGGTACCCTTGACTGCGATGTTGGACGCCAGATCGGTATCCAGATTATCGAGTTGTCTGCTCATATAGTTAAGGGCATCCGCTAAGGACTCTGTAGTTTGAACCACAATCTTACGGGAAGTACTGTCTTCCGGATTCTTACTCAAATCAGACCAGGACTTCCAGAAGTTATCGAGAACTGTGCTGAGTCCGGTATCTGACGGTTCTTGAAAGATGGCCTCCAGCTTATCCAATGTGTCTGATTGGATGGTCCAGGCTCCCAGTGAAGAATTCTCGCCACGGTATTGATCGTCAAGGAAGGTCTCACGAATGCGGTCAATAGAGCCGAATTCTACACCAGTACCCATCTGACCCGGTACCGTTGAATTGCTCAGTCCATAAGCTTCAATAGGAATAGAAGCAGTCATATTGACTCGCTGACGGGTATAGCCTTCCGTATTCGCGTTAGCGATGTTGTGTCCGGTTGTATTGAGCGCAGCGGTCTGGGTGAAAAGGCTCCGTCTTGCTGTCTCGATTGAATGAAATGTGGATGTCATACTGCTAATTCCTCCCTATGAATGCTCCGGCAAAACGGAATGCAAGAAAGATCCATCTATCCGCGGGCGTCAAAAAGTCCTGGCCTAGTGCTGCTATATCCCTTATCGGATGGATGATGGTAGGTGAAATCCTGGTTTGGTCTACCGACAAGCAAATCCAGGGAATAATCTATAAAGGTAAGCGACTGCTCAATCAGCTTCTGATTTAGCTCGTTGGCTTTTTTCAAGCGGTGAAGTGTATTAGAAAGCTTCTGCTGAACTTGCTGCAGCCGCGATTTGTCTTCAGGGTCAAATACAAGCCGAGACAGCTCTGTCAGATTCAGGTTCAGATTCGAACGGATGCCTACACCTTGTAAAAAGGTAAACGCCGCCTCTGCACGCTGCTCCTCGAGCTGCCCAATCAGCTTCATCAGCTTGGACTCACGGTTCATGATGTCAATCAGACCATCCACCTTATTGTCCATAATTGTCTGTTTCTTGAGGGCGGCCAGATCGAGCATCTGAAGATGCGCCTCGTCCAGCCGTTCAAGAAGTTCAAGTAATCTCGTTAATGCCATGGATGGGTTCACCTAATTCTCGGAGGATTGCTTAAAGTAAGGGGCGAGTGTCTCTGCGAGTTTGGCTGCGTCAACTTGGTAGGTACCTGCGGAAACTTGCTGTTTCAGGCTTTGGATCTTATCAGCACGTGCTGCGTCGATTGTGCCGCTTTTCTGTGCTTGAAGGAGCTTAATAGCTTCATCGGAAATCGAAACCTCATCCTTACGGGTGCTCTTCTTGGTTTGGTCCTGGCGCTGCGCTTCCACATTGCGTTGATACGGGTTAATTGGATTGATTCGTCCGGTCTCGTTAATTTTCATAACTTCCACCTTCCTTATAAAATAAAATAGCCGATAATCTTTACTAAGTTTATCGGCCTTTAATGAATCATTCTTTATAGCTGAAAACGTTTTTTCCAGAATTTATTGGTTCCTAAATTTATCAACGGCCCGATAGGCAGCTTTATTCGGACTATTGGCATTCTTTGCATTCTCTGCTGCTGTACTTTCCTTAGCCGCATTATTAAGATCCTTGCTTAAACGGGTGCGGCAGCTGTCGCACATATGCCCTTCCCGGATTAATGTTCCGCATACCTCGCACGGCATCATCATATTCGGTGCATTTGCTATTGAAATCCGGCCTTCACGGATAAAACGGGTGATTTCTTTAATAGAAATTTCCGTGGCATCGGACAGCTCCTGGATATTAGTGCCTCTATTCTTCCGCAAATACTCCACGCAGATTTCATACTGATGCTCAAGCTCTTTGATGCAGGGCTGGCATAAATCCATAATGTTTTTGACATACAGACGGCCGCATCTTGGACAATTGTCTACATTCATTTCAGCAGCGGCTCCTTTCCTTACATTTTGTGCAGCATAGAATTAACTTATGCTTAGATTACATGATTGCACAAGCATAGTCTATGATTAGTATCGGCAAGAGAAGGATTTTAGTTAGATTATTCGGATAAAATTGTCAGGAATCACATTCACCTCACTCCTGCACGGCCTATGAACGGGCCCAGGTCAGGCTATATATCTCAGCAGCTTTTCCATAGCGGTCACACAGCGTTCTTATAGTACCCGCGCACGCGCGTATGGTGCTCCCTGTAGTATAAATATCATCTACTATAACAATCTGCAGCGGACGTGTTCGTTTACCCAAGGTTTCGAGCCACACCTCAAACTGCAATAGGACCTCTACATCCGGATTTCCTGCAAAAGCATGCTTCATATCTGCGATTCGTTCCGCCCGGTGCTTGAAGCTTTGTTTGCTGGTATGGTGAGTGCGGACCAAAAGCGGGAGCTGCGGAATCCCCCTGAACCCGGACAGCACATCTGCCAGCCGCTCCGCCTGATTGAATCCCCGCTCAACAAGCCGGGCTTCAGATACAGGCACCGGGACAAGCAGATCCGCCTGCCATCGCTGGTTACTAGCAGATTGCTTGCCGCGGAATATGGGACTTGTAAATACCCTCTGTGCTTTTTGGAATTCTGCAATCCCCTGCTGTCTCCGTTCTCTTTCTGCTTTAAGCTGGATGTAGGCTCTGTCCAGCATTGAGCCTAACAATGGAGCAAGCTGTTCATTCCCCCGGTATTTATATTGACCCAGGATTTCGCGCATCACACTTGTATAAGCTACTGCACTCCGGTTGCAGACAATCGGTACGGCTTCACCGCTGCGGCTGCAGTCGGGGCAGCCGACATGGCGACCGCATTTCTGACAGCGGGGATGCCGGATCCAAGGAATAGCCTCTTCACAAACTGCACAGATACCGTGCAGGCCTGCTGCCGGGCGGCTGGTTTTGCCGCAAATCAGGCAATGAAGCAAAGAAGGCGCCAGCAAGGAGCGGACTTTGGTAAGCCATGCAGTTAATGAGTCCATGATGCTTTCCTCTTGTCCAGATACCCCTGCTTGCGGGCAATCGAGTTCATTGTACGGATCTGCCCGATGGCTTTGCGTTGTGACTGGGTCCACTCCGGTGATAAGAAGTTTACCCTGCCGGCAGGGTCATCTTTGGAGCGCCCGGCACGGCCAGCCATTTGAACCAGCGAGGCTTCATCAAACAGTTTACTGTCTGCGTCCAAAATATAAACATCACTACGGGGAACGGTAACTCCCCGTTCCAGGATGGTAGTAGTGACCAGGATAGTGATTGCCCTGTTGCGGAAGGCAATGACCTTATCGGTTCTGTCCCGATCTTTAGATGAGGTGCCCTCTATGCACACACCGGGGATTTTCCGGCGAAGAAGGGTCAGCAACCCTTCAATATGAGCGATCCGGGCCACAAAGATAAAGATTTGCGCTTCACGTGCAAGCGACCTGTGCAGGGCTTGCAGGAATGCTGCGGGTAGGGCTCCGCGCTTAATACATTGCTGGACGGGATTCATTGGTATACGGCGGGGCAAAGGCAACGGATGTCCATGATACCGTACGGGCACTCTGGCATGAGGCAGCTTCCCTGAATGCGCCTGCCGCTGCAGCTTCTGCGGCGGTGTCGCCGACAGGAAGATAAACACTCCATCCGGCTTGCAGGCCTGTTCAGCAGCAAAAGCCAGCATTGGATTGTTATGATAGGGATAAGCATCCAGTTCATCGATAATGACCAGATCAAAGCCATGATGAAACCTTAGCAGCTGATGCGTGGTTGCAATCGTCAATTGACCCGGTACCCAGCGGTCCTGGCTGCCGCCGTACAGCACGGCCAGCGTCTCCGCCGGGAAAGCCCGGGCGAGCCGCGGGGCCAGCTCCAGCACGACGTCGCGCCGCGGCGTCGCCACCAGTGCCCGGCCTCCGGCAGCGAGCACTGCCTCCAGGAGCGGAAACGTGATCTCCGTTTTCCCCGCTCCCGTCACTGCCCAGAGCAGGAACCGCTCTGGGCCTGTGCCGGCGGCGTGCTGGCGCCGCGCCGTCAAGAACTGCAGTGCAGCGCCGGCGGCCCCCGCCTGAGCTGCACTAAGCCCCCACCGGCGTGCCGCTACGGTGGGGCTGATTCCGGCCGTGCCCCGCACGGCCGGGGACGCCGCGCTGCGCAGCAGCAGCGCGCAGGCCCGGCTGCGCCCGAGCGCGAGGCAGGCCTCGCAGTAGGCGCAGCCGGCCAGGCCGCACGCAGCGCATGGCGTGCGGCCTGTGGCCACGCTGCCGCAACGCAGGCAGCGTTCTACCGCGCGGCGGCGGGCAGCGCCGCGCCTCCAGAGCAGCAGCGGCAAGCGGAGCGCCGCGGCCAAGCCCGCCCTGCGGAGGCAAACTCCGCCTCCTTCAGCCCATCCGCCTCTGGTGTTACTAGAATGCTCTCTGTCTCCTTTAGCTCTCCTGCTACTAGAGCTGCTGTGTTCCTCCCTATATCCTTCACCCCAGCTGCTACTTGAGTTGCTGTGATCCCCCCTATATCCTTCACCCCATCTGCTACCTGAGTTGCTATGATCACCTCTCTTACCTTCGGCCTTCCCGCTATTATTGCTGCTTCGCTCTTCCCTCTCCCGCACCATTCCGGCACTAACGGCAGCTTGCAGCTTCAATCGCCCCTGCAGATGGGCGAGCTGGGCCACAGACTGCCAGTCCTGCTCCATTCCGGGAAGCTGCTCTGCCAGCAATGCTTCCACCTCCGGCTGAAGCAGCGAGCGGCCGGAGAGTGTCACCACCAGGCGGTCGGCTGCGATGCAGAGAGATTCACTTCGATCCTGCAATCCATCCCCAATCCCGCTGCTGATGTACGGCTCTGATTCATCCTTATCACGTCCTGAGTCTATCCCGGCCCAGCAATTATGCTGCTCCCGATCCTTCAGCGGCCCCTTGATTACATCAACTTGATTCATCCATGTTCTTTGCTGCGTTCCCCCCGACACTTTCTCTCTCTGCATTTCTTCTTGAAGAGATTCTTTCAGATAAGCTGCCCACTCCTCGGATGACCACTTGCACATCATTTTATAGAAACGGAAGCGCTCCCGCAGCTTCACCGCCCAACCGAGGGGGAGTGAAGAGGAGAGAATGACCAGTTTGTCTGCTGCTCTGCCGCTCCAGCCACGTTCTACGGCCCCACTCCACCACAAAAGGTCGACAGCCAAATTCAATGAAACCCATATTTTAAAGCACCCGTCAATTTCAACTGCATACACGCTGACTCTCATCACAACGCCTCCTGCTTGGCTATGTAACATACATCCACCTATAATCTCTCTACTTTGAAATTGGCCGTTACAATAGTGAATGTTAACTTCCGGCCCAGCCTGTCTGCTGATGACCTTACAGTCCCTCCTCCAACACAAAAAAGCACCCCCCCCTATTACTGGAGAGTGTGCTTCACCCGTTTCTTGCATATTTAGTTAGCATTCGCCGCGTCTTGATTGCGATCCCCCGCTTCCCGGCATCCGCAAATCGATAACGATCTCCCGCTGGTATTCATCCTCGCCCGCTACGGAGCGAAAATGCATCAATGGTGCAATATCAATTGCAGAACCGCTGTATGCCAATTTAGTGGCTACTGCTAATGTCTCATCCTTCGATTCATCATCCAGCACAGTCACCCTGTACAGTTTTCCAGTCCAAAAAGCATGAAAAGCCAGCATCCGGATGTACCCTTCAATAACTGCTTCATGATTGCGTGTGATCAAAAAATAATGAATCCGCTTACCGGACCGCATGACCCTTCGGGTCTGTTCCCGGTGATGCAGGATATGAATGAGGATCACCGCAGATGCGTAAACAGCCACAATCCATATTAACTGGGCTACCATGGAGATGCACCTCCTCTTTATACCGACACTATATGCCGGTGTTACGAGGTCGGTGACTGCCCATGGTTTCTTAAAGCCGATATTGCCCCGCCTGCTCTTTTCCCAGTCTGATAAATAATATCTTTCAGGCGCACACGGGGTCAAATTCTCTATAGCCGGGTACATAATTAAATCAGCATTTTGCAAAATTCGAATATATAAAACGTCCTAAGTCCATTTTTATATAACTGCGACTGAAACAATACGTTGGCTTGAGCCAGACAGCAGCCCTTACGTTATGTAATGTTGTTCCGGATCATTTGGATTCTCCAAAACGCTCAGTTAAAATTAAGCCGGTTACAGAGTGACCCAGCCATATTTAATCGAATTGATTACAGCCTGTGTACGGTCATCCACTTCCATTTTTTGCAGGATGCTGCTGACATGGTTCTTGACGGTTTTCTCGCTGATAAAGAGGTATTCCCCAATGTTCTTATTGCTCTTGCCTTCGGCCATCAGCCGCAGAACCTCAGCCTCACGGCGGGTCAGCGGATTGTTGTCACCAGCGACAAATTTAACGCCCGCTTCCTTCACTGGGGTTTCAGCCATTGCCCCTGTCTCATTAAGATAGGTCATGCGGCGCAGCTGGTTAATCAGCTTGCCTGTAACCTTCGGATGAATGAAGGCATGACCCTCGCAGACAGAGCGTATGGCATTAATGAGCGACTCCGCCTCCATATCCTTAAGCAAATAGCCGTTGGCACCCTTGCGCAGCGTTTCGAACACATAGCTCTCATCATCATGAATCGATAAAATAATGACTTTAACATCCGGGAACATCTCCCGCAGCTTTTGTGTAGCCTCTACACCGTTCTCGATAGGCATATTGATATCCATCAGTACGATATCCGGCTTATTGACGTTACAAAATTCCAGTACCTGGATGCCGTCTCCGCATTCCCCGATGACCTCAATATCATCCTCCATATTTAATATTCGTTTAAGCCCTTCACGAAACAATTGATGATCATCGGCCAAAAGAACTTTTATAGGCGATTTACCAGTGATTTGGTTCTCCATCACATTACTCCTTCCCCTTTTCCACATTCGTCGGAATGTGAATTACGATTGTTGTGCCTTGATTCTCTGCAGACTCTATTTCCATTCTTCCTTCGAGTAACTCTACACGCTCCCGCATACCTACCAGCCCAAAACTTTCACGGCTGCCCTGCTCACTTACCTTTTTCACATTAAAACCTACTCCGTTATCCTTCACCACAATCTTGATCAGCTGTGCCTGATAGGTGATTTCTACCAGCACATAACTTGGATAAGCGTGTTTGGCGGCATTCGACAAGCCTTCCTGAACAAGGCGATAGACTGCAGCTTCCATGGCTGAAGATAAACGATGCTCCTTACCTCTCGTTTCAAAGGCGGTTCGGATCTTCGTCTTCTCCTCGTAATCATGCACATATTTCCGCAGCGTTGGAATCAGGCCAAGATCATCGAGCGCCATCGGACGCAAGTTGAAAATCACCTTACGCATTTCCTCCAGGCTGTAACGAACCTGCCCTTTTAAGTCTATTACTTCGTCCTGCACTAGCCCATATTCCTGCTTTACCAGCATTCTTTCTACAATTTCCGTCCTAAGGACTAAATTCGCCAGCATTTGAGCAGGACCGTCATGAATTTCCCGGGCAATTCTTTTCCGTTC encodes:
- a CDS encoding DUF6470 family protein is translated as MQVAVQISRTPALIGMNTTPGSLTMSQPQADMQITTIPGQWDIHQPGPDVIIDQSKARAVYTGGTYREMSQRIYSGVEQLWLQGIAKRMEQGARMANFQKPGNSIAEVYGEDWQPVSYPEVRGPAAYDNVDIDIQANPPQISYRKAEVKIEAKQNVPEIHYTPGTLEIYMRQMPSLTFTPQIIDDKY
- the fliW gene encoding flagellar assembly protein FliW, coding for MNIETSVLGVLDIKDEQIYHFPKGIPGFEQETEFAIIELEEGPFAYLQSLKTEELAFLLTDPFVFYPGYEFELPEAEAEELEIEQSVVVRAIVTLREKLEESTLNLLAPIVFNPDKRAGKQIVLHHSTYSTRQLLWRNSPKKEDELSC
- a CDS encoding flagellar protein FlgN → MALTRLLELLERLDEAHLQMLDLAALKKQTIMDNKVDGLIDIMNRESKLMKLIGQLEEQRAEAAFTFLQGVGIRSNLNLNLTELSRLVFDPEDKSRLQQVQQKLSNTLHRLKKANELNQKLIEQSLTFIDYSLDLLVGRPNQDFTYHHPSDKGYSSTRPGLFDARG
- the flgK gene encoding flagellar hook-associated protein FlgK, whose translation is MTSTFHSIETARRSLFTQTAALNTTGHNIANANTEGYTRQRVNMTASIPIEAYGLSNSTVPGQMGTGVEFGSIDRIRETFLDDQYRGENSSLGAWTIQSDTLDKLEAIFQEPSDTGLSTVLDNFWKSWSDLSKNPEDSTSRKIVVQTTESLADALNYMSRQLDNLDTDLASNIAVKGTEVQGYLSSIADLNSSIFKIESMGDKANDLRDQRDMLTDKLSKIANISVVQGQYGYNISLGSQALVQGAAVSATVDSAFLNSAFSSGDLKSGEVFGMISSSQTYLADYKKQLNNIANTIATGDMDVTLPKGSVLPEGTVLTSDATITKADGSTATVTAGTAFPQGSTLNADVKITVKGMNGLHQLGYTLDGTLNPGKPLFTISGDGSEITAGNITFNSEIAADTNLLATSLRTSGSGTSEAVVKGNNTLALLMANQQSGSFTSPTTGIKATAGTFYKTMVGQLGIQSQEATRQTENSNYLVEQVNARRQSVSGVSLDEEMSNMLVFQRAYSAAARFMTTYDEMLDKLINSTGTVGR
- a CDS encoding sensor histidine kinase translates to MEFQADAIDRVIKNTIDVMESSKYQIFEILQVARDELVALTKELQRVMEETDETLQKVDKLELQYHRSRIRLTEVSRDFVRYSEKDIRIAYEKATELQLELMMTREREIYLRSRRDELQLRVRSVENSVERAESIGSQMSVVIEYLSGEMGQVTRIVETAKNRQMIGLKIILAQEEERKRIAREIHDGPAQMLANLVLRTEIVERMLVKQEYGLVQDEVIDLKGQVRYSLEEMRKVIFNLRPMALDDLGLIPTLRKYVHDYEEKTKIRTAFETRGKEHRLSSAMEAAVYRLVQEGLSNAAKHAYPSYVLVEITYQAQLIKIVVKDNGVGFNVKKVSEQGSRESFGLVGMRERVELLEGRMEIESAENQGTTIVIHIPTNVEKGKE
- the flgM gene encoding flagellar biosynthesis anti-sigma factor FlgM, whose product is MKINETGRINPINPYQRNVEAQRQDQTKKSTRKDEVSISDEAIKLLQAQKSGTIDAARADKIQSLKQQVSAGTYQVDAAKLAETLAPYFKQSSEN
- the flgL gene encoding flagellar hook-associated protein FlgL; the protein is MLRVTSNMMNAQLMLNLNRNARNMNDTQLQLATGRKINKPSDDPVGITYSLRYRADLSANEQYQENVDDATSWLEFNDTVLTQAGSIVQRLRELSVQGASGTNPQQALDSINSEVKQLKEQLIDIANSQFKGKYIFNGQQYTEQPYQFSTGADGTLDSSGASSVITDDGLLNYTVGESVQLPINVTGNQVFGGSESDNIFAIIDSISAALASGNTGAVSSQIANLDTRNDKMLAIQADIGAKSNRIELMSNRLSDLEVNLTDLQSKTEDGDYAELLTQSKTQENIYNASLSVGAKIIQSSLVDFIR
- a CDS encoding response regulator transcription factor, with the translated sequence MENQITGKSPIKVLLADDHQLFREGLKRILNMEDDIEVIGECGDGIQVLEFCNVNKPDIVLMDINMPIENGVEATQKLREMFPDVKVIILSIHDDESYVFETLRKGANGYLLKDMEAESLINAIRSVCEGHAFIHPKVTGKLINQLRRMTYLNETGAMAETPVKEAGVKFVAGDNNPLTRREAEVLRLMAEGKSNKNIGEYLFISEKTVKNHVSSILQKMEVDDRTQAVINSIKYGWVTL
- a CDS encoding TIGR03826 family flagellar region protein, producing the protein MNVDNCPRCGRLYVKNIMDLCQPCIKELEHQYEICVEYLRKNRGTNIQELSDATEISIKEITRFIREGRISIANAPNMMMPCEVCGTLIREGHMCDSCRTRLSKDLNNAAKESTAAENAKNANSPNKAAYRAVDKFRNQ
- a CDS encoding DEAD/DEAH box helicase produces the protein MRVSVYAVEIDGCFKIWVSLNLAVDLLWWSGAVERGWSGRAADKLVILSSSLPLGWAVKLRERFRFYKMMCKWSSEEWAAYLKESLQEEMQREKVSGGTQQRTWMNQVDVIKGPLKDREQHNCWAGIDSGRDKDESEPYISSGIGDGLQDRSESLCIAADRLVVTLSGRSLLQPEVEALLAEQLPGMEQDWQSVAQLAHLQGRLKLQAAVSAGMVREREERSSNNSGKAEGKRGDHSNSGSRWGEGYRGDHSNSSSSWGEGYREEHSSSSSRRAKGDREHSSNTRGGWAEGGGVCLRRAGLAAALRLPLLLWRRGAARRRAVERCLRCGSVATGRTPCAACGLAGCAYCEACLALGRSRACALLLRSAASPAVRGTAGISPTVAARRWGLSAAQAGAAGAALQFLTARRQHAAGTGPERFLLWAVTGAGKTEITFPLLEAVLAAGGRALVATPRRDVVLELAPRLARAFPAETLAVLYGGSQDRWVPGQLTIATTHQLLRFHHGFDLVIIDELDAYPYHNNPMLAFAAEQACKPDGVFIFLSATPPQKLQRQAHSGKLPHARVPVRYHGHPLPLPRRIPMNPVQQCIKRGALPAAFLQALHRSLAREAQIFIFVARIAHIEGLLTLLRRKIPGVCIEGTSSKDRDRTDKVIAFRNRAITILVTTTILERGVTVPRSDVYILDADSKLFDEASLVQMAGRAGRSKDDPAGRVNFLSPEWTQSQRKAIGQIRTMNSIARKQGYLDKRKASWTH
- a CDS encoding ComF family protein, with protein sequence MDSLTAWLTKVRSLLAPSLLHCLICGKTSRPAAGLHGICAVCEEAIPWIRHPRCQKCGRHVGCPDCSRSGEAVPIVCNRSAVAYTSVMREILGQYKYRGNEQLAPLLGSMLDRAYIQLKAERERRQQGIAEFQKAQRVFTSPIFRGKQSASNQRWQADLLVPVPVSEARLVERGFNQAERLADVLSGFRGIPQLPLLVRTHHTSKQSFKHRAERIADMKHAFAGNPDVEVLLQFEVWLETLGKRTRPLQIVIVDDIYTTGSTIRACAGTIRTLCDRYGKAAEIYSLTWARS